A single Cnuibacter physcomitrellae DNA region contains:
- a CDS encoding DEAD/DEAH box helicase, with protein sequence MTNLPLFEPAPGTSAAGHLSPSFPARAPWGTAGKLRAWQEEALTAYFDKEPRDFLAAATPGAGKTTFALRLASELLHRRTVDRVIVVAPTEHLKKQWADAAGRVGIRLNPFFKNSESRFARHYHGIAITYAQVAIRAALHRELVQGADTLVILDEVHHGGDALSWGDAVREAFEPAKRRLSLTGTPFRSDTAPIPFVDYLPDEHGIRVSRTDYDYGYGRALADGVVRPVLFMVYAGHMRWRTKVGDEMEARLGEGNTKDITSQAWRTALDPAGEWIPQVLGAADRRLSEVRQHVPDAGGLVIATDQTTARAYAAILHGLTGEMPTVVLSDEDEASERIETFSAGTSRWMVAVRMVSEGVDVPRLAVGVYATSASTPLFFAQAIGRFVRARRRGETASVFLPNVPALMALASSMELQRDHALDRRDDGSQEGDLYNPEDAMMAAAEREDRASETLTEEFSFQPMGSEATFDRVVYEGGEYGFEAMVGSEEELDFIGIPGLLEPEQVKELLQHRAARQAKRQKGRRVEGELPPQDDRHEGAVPAPLYRDLKEQRSLLNSLVGLWSKTSGEPHGLIHAELRRICGGPAVAQASVTQLQSRIVTVRKWLGGTRSS encoded by the coding sequence GTGACGAACCTGCCGCTCTTCGAACCCGCTCCCGGGACGAGTGCAGCAGGACACCTCTCACCGAGCTTCCCGGCTCGCGCTCCGTGGGGCACCGCGGGGAAGCTCCGGGCCTGGCAGGAGGAGGCGCTCACCGCGTACTTCGACAAGGAGCCGCGCGACTTCCTGGCCGCCGCGACCCCCGGCGCGGGAAAGACCACGTTCGCCCTCCGGCTCGCCTCCGAGCTGCTCCACCGCCGCACGGTCGACCGCGTCATCGTCGTCGCCCCCACCGAGCACCTCAAGAAGCAGTGGGCGGATGCGGCGGGCCGGGTCGGCATCCGGCTCAACCCGTTCTTCAAGAACAGCGAGTCGCGCTTCGCGCGGCACTACCACGGCATCGCGATCACCTACGCGCAGGTGGCCATCCGGGCGGCACTCCACCGCGAGCTGGTCCAGGGGGCCGACACGCTCGTGATCCTCGACGAGGTGCACCACGGCGGCGACGCGCTCAGCTGGGGCGACGCGGTGCGGGAGGCGTTCGAGCCCGCGAAGCGCCGGCTCTCCCTCACCGGGACGCCGTTCCGCTCCGACACCGCGCCCATCCCGTTCGTCGACTACCTCCCCGACGAGCACGGCATCCGGGTCTCGCGCACCGACTACGACTACGGGTACGGCCGCGCCCTCGCCGACGGCGTGGTGCGCCCGGTGCTCTTCATGGTCTACGCCGGCCACATGCGCTGGCGCACCAAGGTCGGCGACGAGATGGAGGCGCGGCTCGGCGAGGGCAACACCAAGGACATCACCTCCCAGGCGTGGCGCACGGCGCTCGACCCGGCGGGGGAGTGGATCCCCCAGGTGCTGGGCGCGGCCGATCGTCGCCTCAGCGAGGTGCGCCAGCACGTCCCGGACGCGGGCGGCCTCGTGATCGCGACCGACCAGACCACGGCCCGCGCCTATGCCGCGATCCTGCACGGGCTCACCGGGGAGATGCCCACGGTCGTCCTCTCCGACGAGGACGAGGCGTCGGAGCGCATCGAGACGTTCTCGGCCGGGACGAGCCGGTGGATGGTGGCCGTGCGCATGGTGTCGGAGGGCGTCGACGTGCCGCGCCTCGCGGTCGGCGTCTACGCCACGAGCGCCTCGACGCCGCTGTTCTTCGCGCAGGCGATCGGGCGCTTCGTGCGCGCCCGGCGCCGCGGGGAGACCGCGTCCGTCTTCCTCCCGAACGTGCCGGCGCTCATGGCCCTCGCCTCCTCGATGGAGCTGCAGCGCGACCACGCGCTCGACCGCCGGGACGACGGCTCGCAGGAGGGCGACCTCTACAACCCGGAGGACGCCATGATGGCGGCCGCGGAACGCGAGGACCGCGCCTCGGAGACGCTCACGGAGGAGTTCTCGTTCCAGCCGATGGGCTCCGAGGCGACCTTCGACCGCGTGGTCTACGAGGGCGGCGAGTACGGCTTCGAGGCCATGGTCGGCAGCGAGGAGGAGCTCGACTTCATCGGCATCCCAGGGCTCCTCGAGCCCGAGCAGGTGAAGGAGCTGCTCCAGCACCGCGCCGCCCGTCAGGCCAAGCGCCAGAAGGGTCGCCGGGTCGAGGGCGAGCTGCCGCCCCAGGACGACCGGCACGAGGGCGCCGTCCCGGCTCCGCTCTATCGCGACCTGAAGGAGCAGCGGAGCCTGCTCAACAGCCTGGTCGGGCTGTGGTCGAAGACGTCGGGCGAGCCGCACGGGCTGATCCATGCCGAGCTGCGTCGCATCTGCGGCGGGCCGGCGGTGGCGCAGGCCAGCGTCACGCAGCTGCAGTCCCGCATCGTGACCGTGCGGAAGTGGCTCGGCGGCACCCGCTCGAGCTGA